GAATTGATTTTATTACGGAATTTTTAATTTGAAATTAAATCCATAAAATACAGATTATTTCCTTACGATTTCATGAGCATCATCATGACATTCATAGAATATTTCATTTATATATTATAGACAGAAGACCCTATTAAGCCCAATCAATTCATTCACATTTTACCCATCTTCAGGTATTGCTCCAGTAGAACAAAACAATAAAAGCCATGATACACATTTTGATTCAGGATTATGAAAACAGGAAAGATTGTAATCAAGTTATAGAACCATGGTCACACTGTCACAGCCCTTGAGAGCCGCAAAAGTACCATTTCTTTCGTCTTCTGAACTCACGATCAGTTCCAGGTGAAGAGAAATGTATTTCCCTTTTTTATTTGCATCCTCCAGGGCATACTTCCGGGAGGCCATTA
Above is a window of Oceanispirochaeta sp. DNA encoding:
- a CDS encoding DUF493 domain-containing protein; translated protein: MEKNDITYPRSWSYRVIGLNKDDMTRDIKIIMASRKYALEDANKKGKYISLHLELIVSSEDERNGTFAALKGCDSVTMVL